The genomic region GCGCGTGTACTTGACCACCATCCCCGACAGCAACAGCAGTGCCAGCAGGTTGGGCAGCGCCATGGCCGAGTTGGCGATATCGCCCAGGCGCCAGACGAAGTCATTGGCCTGGATCGCGCCGGTGAACACCATGGCCACCCACACGAAGCGGAACGGCTTGGCGGCCCAGTCGCCCACCAGATAGGTGGCCGATTGTTCGGCATAGTACGACCAGCCGATCAGCGTGGTGAAAGCAAACAGCGCGAGCGCCAGTCCGATCACCCAGCCGCCGACCACCGGCAGGCCCTGCCCGAATGCCGCTGACGTGATGCCGACATCCTGAAGTTCGCCGATCGACATCCAGGCGTATTCGACGAAGCCGCCGCCCTCGGTCGGGTACTGGCCGGCGACCACCAGGATCACCAGCGCCGTCATGGTGCAGATGATGATGGTGTCGATGAAGGTGCCCAGCATCGCCATCTCGCCCTGACGGATCGGGTTCTTGGTCTGGGCTGCGGCGTGGGCGATAGGCAGGGAGCCCTGACCAGCCTCGTTGGAGAACAGGCCGCGCGCGACGCCAAAACGCACCGCCTCCATCACCGCATAGCCTGCCAGCCCGCCTACGGCCGGTCCAAATCCGAAGGCGTACTCGAATATCTGCATGAAGGCGCCCGGCACATGTTCAATGTGCAGGACAAGGACAAAGGCCGCGACCAGCACATAGGCCGCCGCCATGAACGGCACCATGATCCCGGCGACGCGTCCGATGGACTTGATGCCGCCAATAATCACCAGGAAGACAAAAAACGCGATCAGCGCGCCCGGTATCCAGGCCGCCACCACCAGGCGCAGCGTGTCGGCGGTGAGTGCGCCGGGCGCTGCCTCGGCGGCCATGGCCGCATCAGGGTCAATCACCTGGCCGGTTTCGGCGGTTGCCGCCGCTGCAGCGGCCTCTGCTGCGTCTGCGGCTGCGGCGGCGCGTGCACCGCGGGCCCGCCCGCTTGCGTCCAGCTCGATAATGCCCCCGGCGTCCACGATGCGCCGCGCCTCGCAGGCCGACATGCCGATATTGGCCGTGGGCTGCAAAAGCTGGCAGGGCAGGATGCGCGCGATATTGTTTTCGGTGCCCGTCTGAACGCCGTTGGTGATGGAGTTGGACTGGATCATGTTGCCAGTGGCGAGCGCGGAGAACAGCGCGCCGATGCAGAACACCACCGCCAGCCAGCCCCAGCCTTTGCCCAAGCCGTTCTTGATGTAGTACATCGGCCCGCCATGGAAGTGTCCGTCGGCGTGCTTTTCACGGAAACGCACGGCCAGCGAGCCTTCCGCGTAGGACAGCGCCATGCCGAACAGGGCGGTGATCCACATCCAGAAGATCGCGCCGGGACCACCCAGCGAGATGGCCGTGGCCACCCCGGCCAGATTGCCGGTGCCGACCTGACCGGAAAGCGCGGTGGACAGTGCCTGCCATGGTGTGATGTCACCAGCGCTGTCATCGCCCTTGCGTCCGCCCCACAGCCGGGAGAACGCGCCGCCCAGGGTCAGGACCGGGCGGAAGCCCAGACGGATCATCAGGAAAAGGCCAATCCCGAGCAGGACCACCACCATGGGACCCATGGGGACAATCTGCTCGTCACCCCAGTATCCGCCCCACAGGAAATCAGCCGCCATGAACACAAGATCGACGAGATTTGTCCCGCCCGCTGGCGCTTGCTCAACTGCCATAATGTCGCTCCCCACAAATTTGGTGGGTGCAGCTTAGGCACCTGCCGGGCAAACGCAAACGCCTTTGTGACATTGACAATCAGCCAGGCCGCATGCGGGCTGGAGCAGGCCCGGTTCAGCCCGGTTCAGCCCGGTTCATGGCCATGGCTTGCGGCGCCGCGCGGTGGCTACGGCGTGCCGCCCGGCTGATAGGGCGTGATGGCAAACACGCCCCAGGGCCACAGATCATCATTCATGTCGGCCAGATCGCTCTGGTTGAGGCGCGGCCAGACCAGCATGACAGGGCCAAGCCCGCCCGTGGCCAGCGGGTCGCCATCCGCACGCAGGGCAAGGATGGGCTCATGGCGGGCGATAAGCGCGGCAGGCACCTCGGCCTCATACCCGTCAAAGGCGGTAAGGCGCACACTCGCCCCCTCCAGCCCTGCATGGCGCAACACTTCGGACAGGCGCGGGCCATCGAAGACGCGCGGCGCACTGCCGACGGGGAAATCGGCCCGTATCTGGCGCCAGCTCATCGCCGTCAGTTCCGGCCGGGTAAATCCGCGCGCGCCCTGCACCTCGATGCCGTAAATGGCATAGAGGCCCTCATAGGTGACAGGACGGCTGCCACGATGGGCGCTGTCGACCCCGGTGATGACCAGCACAACCGGGCCGGTGCGCGATATCGCGTCCGGGTCAACCGGGTTCTGGCCGCAGCCTGGAAGCGTCAGCCCTGTTATCAGAAGCATGAGGCCAGCCAGCCCTGTCAGTCCGGCACGCCAGCATTGCGCAACAGTAAAACCTGACATCGCGTCTCCCCTTTTTGGTGCGTATGGCGCGGCGCTGACCACTACCATGCGCGAGTATGTTGCTGATGACCAGCCAGCCCTAACGCTGACCGGCCAGAAAGCCGGACGCCAGACGCTCAGCAAACCAGTCATGTGCATGGGCCGCGCCTTGCGCGTCGTGGCGCACGCGCGGATCAAATGGCTCGTCGGGCGCATCGAAGGCGTGGGTCAGTCCCGCCAGAACCTGCCAGTCGATCTGCGCGCCCGTTTCCAGCTGCGCCTCGAACAGATCACCGCAGGCGCGCGGATCGGCAATCACATCATTGCCCGCCAGCAGGGCATGGACGGGCGGATAGGCCGGCACATCATGGCCGCGCGCCCGGTTGAGAAAGCCGCACCACGGATAGACCAGCATGACCGAGCGCACGCCTTCCAGCGCATTGCCGGGCAGGGCCTCCATCCCGGCAGGCGGCGCACCCTCATGGGCAAGCGTCAGCGTATCCAGCAAGGTCCAGCCGCCATGGCTCCAGCCGATCAGGGCAAGCCGGGACGCATCAATCTGCGGCAGGCTGCGCGCATATGCGAGAGCTGCCATGACATCGCCCGCGCGCGCATCACCGCGAAGGCGCGCCGCGCTGCACACCGTCAGGCGCGCACCCATGCGGCCAATCCCGCGTGCGCCATGGGAATCCACGATCAGCGCCGCAATACCGGCTTGATTGGCAATCGCCGCATAGTCCTGCTGGACGGAGATCACCCCGCCACAGCCTGAAAACATCAGCACGGCGGGGACAGGCTCCGAGGCGCCCTGAGGCATCTGAACGCTGATATGCGGCTCCAGCATGGCGATACGCTGTTCGAGCGTATCAGGCGCATTGCTGCACGCCGTCAGCCCACTGGCGGTGAGCGCCAGAATGGCGGCCCGCCAGAGCATCAGTGCCGGAAATGGCGCATGCCGGTGAAGACCATGGCAAGGCCCGCCTCATTGGCCGCCTTTATCACCTCGTCATCGCGGATCGAGCCGCCCGGCTGGATGATGGCCGTGGCACCTGCCTCGATGGCCGCATTCAGCCCGTCGGCAAACGGGAAGAAGGCATCCGAGGCGCACACAGAGCCGCGTGTGCGCGGTTCATCCCAGCCATTTTCCTGTGCGGCCAGCTCTGCCTTGCGCGCCGCCAGCACCGCCGCATCCAGCCGGCTCGTCTGGCCCATGCCGATGCCGGACGTGGTGCCGCCCTTGGCATAGACGATGGCGTTGGACTTCACATGCTTGACCACCCGCCAGGCGAACAGCAAATCGGCCAGCTCGGCTTCGCTCGGCGCCCGCTCGGTGACGGTTTTGAGATCCCTGGCCAGCACATGGCCGGTATCGCGCGCCTGGACCAGCAGGCCCCCCGCCACCGATTTGACCATCCATGCGGCCTGTGCCGGGTTCGCCATGCCGCCCGTGACCAGCACGCGGACATTCTTCTTCGCGGCGAGGATTTCCATCGCTGCATCATCGGCTTCCGGCGCGATCACCACTTCGGTGAAGTGTGAGGCGATGAGATCAGCCGTATCGGCGTCCAGCTTGCGGTTAAGCGCGACAATACCGCCAAACGCGCTCACCGGATCGGCAGCAAACGCGCGGTCATAGGCGGTGGCGAGCTTGTCGGCGGCGCTGACCCCGCACGGATTGGCGTGCTTGACGATGACGCAGGCTGCCTGCTCTTCGGCATCAAACTCGCTGACCAGCTCAAACGCGGCGTCTGCGTCTGCGAGATTGTTGTAGGACAGCTCCTTGCCCTGCAGCTGCTTTGCCGAAACGATGCCGGGGCGGGGCGCAGGGCTGGCATAGAGGGCTGCGCTCTGGTGCGGGTTCTCGCCATAGCGCAGTCCTTGCGACAGCGTGCCGCCAATGGCGAAAAAGCGGTTGTCCGGCTCGTTTGTTTCCTCGGCCAGCCGCTCGGCAATCGCACTGTCATAGGCGGCGGTACGGGCAAAGGCTTTTGCGGCCAGATGGCGGCGCAGGGCGAGCGTTGTCTGCCCCTCATGCTTTTCCATTTCGCCAATGACTTTTTCCAGATCGTCGCCTTCCACGCACACCGTGACATGGACGTGGTTCTTGGCGGCAGCGCGGATCATGGCCGGGCCGCCGACATCGATCTTGGCGATGCAGCCCTCAATGTCCGCGCCGGAGGCGACCGCATCCTCGAACGGGTAGAGATTGACCATGAGAAGGTCGATGGCCGGGATGCCATGCTCGTCCATCGAGGCCAGATCATCCTCCCGGTCACGCCTTGCCAGCAACCCGCCATGAATGCGCGGATGCAGGGTTTTCACCCGGCCATCCATCATTTCAGGGTACCCGGTCACTTCGGCGGCGTCGCGCGCCTCCAGCCCGGATTCGCGCAATGTTGCCAGCGTGCCGCCAGTGGAGATCAGCTCGACGCCCATCTCTGACAGCTTGCGGGCGCGGGCCACCAGGCCGGTCTTGTCCGATACCGAGATCAGCGCGCGGCGTACCGGCGCAAGGAATTCATCCGACATGAGGGGAATGCTCCATACAAATCTGGCGTCTGGCTATCACGCCCCGCCGACGCGACCAAGGCGCTGGAACGCCCATCTTACACGGTTTGGCGGCCGCTCGCCTCCCCCATACGATTCTGCCTCGCCGGAGATGACCAGCTGGGTCGAGCGCACAGGGCTGGGGCCACTGGCGAGATAAACCGAGCGTTCCAGCCGGACAGGGCCGCCATCGGTGCGGAAACGCCAGCCATCGCCATTGGGCAGGACCAGAAGCGCGCTTAAGGAATCGCGCGAAAGAGACGCCTTCACGCCGGGATGCAGCTGGAAGCGGATGGCAAAGCTCAGAAGCTTTTCCGGATCATCGGGCGGGCCGTCCTCAACGGGGCGGTAAATGCCGTCCTCGCCGCGCAGATCGCCGCCATCCACGGCCAGGAAGAGCCGCCGGCGTATGCCGACCCCGAACTTGGCCCGGTAGCCATCATGGCTGGATTCCAGCCAGACGCCGACATCTTCCTCATTGCGGCGCGCACGCACCGGATCAGGCCCGGTCTCGAACCGGTCGCCCAGCAGATTGCGCTTCCAGCCCGGACGGATAAGGCGCGCCAAGGAGGTTTCCTCCAGCGTCAGCGCAGAGTGAGCCGCTGTGGCCCGCACCGCCTCGCGCCAGGCCGGCGGCTGGTCATCATTCCAGCCGCAATTGACGATCAGGCGGCCACCGGGCGGCGCAAATTCGAACGATAGCGCGCTGGCATGGGCGTTCACCCCGTGCACGCCTTTTGCCGGCCCTGCCGCATCCAGAATGACGACAGAGCCGCCCGCCTCGGCGCGGTGATAGCCCGAATGGGGCGCGACGTTGAAAGGTTTCACCTTTTCGCGCCCGCGCATCGCGGTTTCAATCAGCCGGGTCGATCCCTCGCCCCCGCCATGGAAGCTGGCAAGCCCTTTGGGGCCCATGCGGAAGAAGCGCACCGCGCCCGCCAGCCGGTCCATCGCCCGGCTGATTTCGGTATCGAGCGTCAGCCCCTGCGCGTTGGCCAGCGCATCCAGCTGCACCAGGGCGGCCAGGATGCGCGCGCTGGTCAGTGGCGTGCGGCTGACATGCCCGCCATCAGGCAGGACTTGCGATTTGAGATCGGCCGCCAGCTGGCGTTCGCCGGCCTGGCGTGTGCGCTGGCCCAGCTCCAGGCTGATGGAAGCTGCCGTCAGGGCGATGGCAGCGTCTATCCGCTCGGCGCTGGCCGGCAGCAGGGGCAGGGCGCGCCGCAGCCGGGCGGATTGCCGGACAAGGCTTTTCAGCCGGGTATCGCGGGCGCTGCGGTCATCACCGCCATCCAGCAGCGGCAGGACCTGCAGCCAGATACGCACCCGGCGCGCCAGTATGGCCGGGCTCCACGCAAAACTGTTCCAGCGGCCAAACCATGAAAGCCAGTCATCAATCAGGGTGAGGGCCGTATCTGTGGGATCGTCCTCGCGCACCGCCAACAGGTCGGGCAGCCACTCAAAGCTGTGCAGGCGTGCGGCAAAGGCCCGCGACGGCGCGGGCAGCGCCCACACGCTCTCGCCAGCCGGTACGCTGAGCGTCTCGCCGCCCAGCGTGAACCGGCCTGCCAGCAGCGCTGCGCCGCGCGTGGCATCTCCGCCGGCAACCGGTTCGAGAGGATGGATGGTGCGCTTGCCCGACCCCCCTCCCAGAGACAGCATGCGGTAGGGCGGCAGGAAATTGGCAAAATCGGAAAGTTCGCGGCGCATCGCGCCAAGGGCGGCCTGCCCGATATCGCGGCTGGTGACGAGAGAGCCCATGGGCGCTGTGTCAGCCTCCGCGCAAGGCGTGGATATTGGCCGCGTAGCGGTCCGGCCCGCCGGTGAACACGGCAGAACCGGCCACCAGCGCATCCGCGCCCGCCTCGACGCATTGCCGGGCGGTCTGCGGGTTCACCCC from Glycocaulis abyssi harbors:
- a CDS encoding heparinase II/III family protein, which encodes MGSLVTSRDIGQAALGAMRRELSDFANFLPPYRMLSLGGGSGKRTIHPLEPVAGGDATRGAALLAGRFTLGGETLSVPAGESVWALPAPSRAFAARLHSFEWLPDLLAVREDDPTDTALTLIDDWLSWFGRWNSFAWSPAILARRVRIWLQVLPLLDGGDDRSARDTRLKSLVRQSARLRRALPLLPASAERIDAAIALTAASISLELGQRTRQAGERQLAADLKSQVLPDGGHVSRTPLTSARILAALVQLDALANAQGLTLDTEISRAMDRLAGAVRFFRMGPKGLASFHGGGEGSTRLIETAMRGREKVKPFNVAPHSGYHRAEAGGSVVILDAAGPAKGVHGVNAHASALSFEFAPPGGRLIVNCGWNDDQPPAWREAVRATAAHSALTLEETSLARLIRPGWKRNLLGDRFETGPDPVRARRNEEDVGVWLESSHDGYRAKFGVGIRRRLFLAVDGGDLRGEDGIYRPVEDGPPDDPEKLLSFAIRFQLHPGVKASLSRDSLSALLVLPNGDGWRFRTDGGPVRLERSVYLASGPSPVRSTQLVISGEAESYGGGERPPNRVRWAFQRLGRVGGA
- a CDS encoding alanine/glycine:cation symporter family protein is translated as MAVEQAPAGGTNLVDLVFMAADFLWGGYWGDEQIVPMGPMVVVLLGIGLFLMIRLGFRPVLTLGGAFSRLWGGRKGDDSAGDITPWQALSTALSGQVGTGNLAGVATAISLGGPGAIFWMWITALFGMALSYAEGSLAVRFREKHADGHFHGGPMYYIKNGLGKGWGWLAVVFCIGALFSALATGNMIQSNSITNGVQTGTENNIARILPCQLLQPTANIGMSACEARRIVDAGGIIELDASGRARGARAAAAADAAEAAAAAATAETGQVIDPDAAMAAEAAPGALTADTLRLVVAAWIPGALIAFFVFLVIIGGIKSIGRVAGIMVPFMAAAYVLVAAFVLVLHIEHVPGAFMQIFEYAFGFGPAVGGLAGYAVMEAVRFGVARGLFSNEAGQGSLPIAHAAAQTKNPIRQGEMAMLGTFIDTIIICTMTALVILVVAGQYPTEGGGFVEYAWMSIGELQDVGITSAAFGQGLPVVGGWVIGLALALFAFTTLIGWSYYAEQSATYLVGDWAAKPFRFVWVAMVFTGAIQANDFVWRLGDIANSAMALPNLLALLLLSGMVVKYTRDFDKNGVVPPAWFGDTAKGPDGKPVASAKPESGKSEEPAG
- the purH gene encoding bifunctional phosphoribosylaminoimidazolecarboxamide formyltransferase/IMP cyclohydrolase translates to MSDEFLAPVRRALISVSDKTGLVARARKLSEMGVELISTGGTLATLRESGLEARDAAEVTGYPEMMDGRVKTLHPRIHGGLLARRDREDDLASMDEHGIPAIDLLMVNLYPFEDAVASGADIEGCIAKIDVGGPAMIRAAAKNHVHVTVCVEGDDLEKVIGEMEKHEGQTTLALRRHLAAKAFARTAAYDSAIAERLAEETNEPDNRFFAIGGTLSQGLRYGENPHQSAALYASPAPRPGIVSAKQLQGKELSYNNLADADAAFELVSEFDAEEQAACVIVKHANPCGVSAADKLATAYDRAFAADPVSAFGGIVALNRKLDADTADLIASHFTEVVIAPEADDAAMEILAAKKNVRVLVTGGMANPAQAAWMVKSVAGGLLVQARDTGHVLARDLKTVTERAPSEAELADLLFAWRVVKHVKSNAIVYAKGGTTSGIGMGQTSRLDAAVLAARKAELAAQENGWDEPRTRGSVCASDAFFPFADGLNAAIEAGATAIIQPGGSIRDDEVIKAANEAGLAMVFTGMRHFRH
- a CDS encoding dienelactone hydrolase family protein — encoded protein: MLWRAAILALTASGLTACSNAPDTLEQRIAMLEPHISVQMPQGASEPVPAVLMFSGCGGVISVQQDYAAIANQAGIAALIVDSHGARGIGRMGARLTVCSAARLRGDARAGDVMAALAYARSLPQIDASRLALIGWSHGGWTLLDTLTLAHEGAPPAGMEALPGNALEGVRSVMLVYPWCGFLNRARGHDVPAYPPVHALLAGNDVIADPRACGDLFEAQLETGAQIDWQVLAGLTHAFDAPDEPFDPRVRHDAQGAAHAHDWFAERLASGFLAGQR